From a region of the Streptomyces venezuelae genome:
- a CDS encoding S41 family peptidase gives MLGLPSVPAFSLRPRDLRRGAVLTMAFLAAVGAGAYTGCWDREEAAGAAASPSGAPAAETPREAGTADREAVARAAAEAVAEGKSGKKAAQEVVSRSGDRWGTVYDQGEYAAFAEGLDGHWTGVGVWAGKAADGMIKVDRVQPGSPAARAGLRAGDRLLSVDGHAVTGLAVTAVVALLRGDAGTPVVLNLNRDGADLTETVRREQLRTEPVTVRQRPDGVTVIKVVSFTRGSGDRVKAAVRAAPPGEGVVLDLRGNPGGLVTEAVTAASAFLDGGLVATYDVRGDQRVLYAAEGGDTTRPLVTLVDGGTMSAAELVTGALQDRGRAVAVGSRTFGKGSVQMPTELPDGSVAELTVGTYRTPAGRSLDGAGITPDVPAGAAVEERAVTVLGGLGVGP, from the coding sequence ATGCTGGGCTTGCCGAGTGTTCCCGCCTTCAGTCTCCGGCCCCGCGACCTGCGTCGCGGGGCCGTTCTGACGATGGCCTTCCTCGCCGCCGTCGGCGCCGGTGCGTACACCGGCTGCTGGGACCGCGAGGAGGCCGCCGGGGCCGCCGCGTCCCCGTCCGGTGCCCCCGCGGCCGAGACGCCGCGTGAGGCGGGCACCGCCGACCGGGAGGCCGTCGCCCGCGCCGCCGCCGAGGCCGTCGCCGAGGGGAAGTCCGGCAAGAAGGCGGCCCAGGAGGTCGTCAGCCGCAGTGGCGACCGCTGGGGCACCGTCTACGACCAGGGCGAGTACGCCGCCTTCGCCGAGGGCCTCGACGGCCACTGGACCGGCGTCGGGGTGTGGGCCGGGAAGGCCGCCGACGGCATGATCAAGGTCGACAGGGTCCAGCCCGGCAGCCCCGCCGCCCGCGCCGGACTGCGCGCCGGGGACCGGCTGCTGAGCGTCGACGGGCACGCCGTGACGGGCCTCGCCGTGACCGCCGTGGTCGCCCTGCTCCGCGGCGACGCCGGCACCCCCGTCGTGCTGAACCTGAACCGGGACGGCGCCGACCTCACCGAGACCGTGCGCCGCGAGCAGCTGCGCACCGAGCCGGTGACCGTACGGCAGCGCCCGGACGGGGTCACGGTCATCAAGGTCGTCTCCTTCACCCGCGGTTCCGGCGACCGCGTCAAGGCCGCGGTCCGGGCGGCCCCGCCCGGTGAGGGGGTCGTACTCGACCTGCGGGGCAACCCGGGCGGTCTGGTCACCGAGGCGGTCACCGCCGCCTCCGCCTTCCTCGACGGCGGGCTCGTGGCCACGTACGACGTACGGGGCGACCAGCGCGTCCTGTACGCGGCCGAGGGCGGGGACACCACCCGGCCGCTGGTGACCCTGGTCGACGGCGGCACGATGAGCGCCGCCGAACTGGTGACCGGCGCCCTGCAGGACCGGGGCCGGGCGGTGGCGGTGGGCAGCCGGACCTTCGGCAAGGGCTCGGTGCAGATGCCGACCGAACTCCCGGACGGCTCGGTGGCCGAGCTGACGGTGGGTACGTACCGCACGCCGGCGGGCCGCAGCCTGGACGGCGCGGGCATCACCCCGGACGTACCGGCGGGCGCGGCGGTCGAGGAGCGGGCCGTCACGGTATTGGGTGGCCTCGGGGTGGGTCCGTAG
- the smpB gene encoding SsrA-binding protein SmpB — protein MAKEKGRKLIAQNKKARHDYAILDTYECGLVLTGTEVKSMRQGRASLVDGFVSVEGGEAWLYNVHVPEYSQGTWTNHSARRKRKLLMHREEIDKLERKADESGHTIVPLSLYFKDGRAKVEIALAKGKKEYDKRQTLREKQDTRETNRAISAIRRKQRGTV, from the coding sequence ATGGCTAAGGAAAAAGGGCGCAAGCTGATCGCCCAGAACAAGAAGGCGCGTCACGACTACGCGATCCTCGACACCTACGAGTGCGGTCTCGTGCTCACGGGCACCGAGGTGAAGTCGATGCGCCAGGGCCGGGCCTCGCTGGTCGACGGCTTCGTGTCGGTGGAGGGCGGGGAAGCCTGGCTCTACAACGTGCACGTGCCGGAGTACAGCCAGGGCACCTGGACCAACCACAGCGCCCGGCGCAAGCGCAAGCTCCTCATGCACCGTGAGGAGATCGACAAGCTGGAGCGCAAGGCGGACGAGTCGGGCCACACGATCGTGCCCCTCTCGCTGTACTTCAAGGACGGCCGGGCGAAGGTCGAGATCGCGCTGGCGAAGGGCAAGAAGGAGTACGACAAGCGGCAGACCCTCCGGGAGAAGCAGGACACCCGCGAGACGAACCGGGCGATCTCGGCCATCCGTCGCAAGCAGCGCGGCACGGTTTAA
- a CDS encoding Txe/YoeB family addiction module toxin, which translates to MRSVHFDPAAWEDFLFWLSSDRKMARRITRLIGEIQRDPFTGIGKPEPLKGELTGYWSRRIDDEHRLVYRADDKEAKILKARYHY; encoded by the coding sequence GTGAGGAGCGTCCACTTCGACCCCGCGGCCTGGGAGGACTTCCTGTTCTGGCTCTCCTCGGACCGGAAGATGGCTCGCCGGATCACCCGCCTGATCGGCGAGATCCAGCGGGACCCGTTCACCGGCATCGGCAAGCCCGAACCGTTGAAGGGCGAGTTGACGGGCTACTGGTCCCGCCGCATCGACGACGAGCACCGCCTCGTGTACCGGGCCGACGACAAGGAAGCGAAGATCCTCAAGGCGCGCTACCACTACTGA